In Trifolium pratense cultivar HEN17-A07 linkage group LG7, ARS_RC_1.1, whole genome shotgun sequence, a genomic segment contains:
- the LOC123894827 gene encoding expansin-A23-like, protein MAISHSFIPLTFFILLLKQVIAGIDTNWYDAHATFYGGPSGAGTMQGACGYGDLYKQGYGLANTALSTALFNNGATCGACFQLICVNDPQWCIKGARPITVTATNFCPPDYSKTTDIWCNPPQKHFDLSYKMFTSIAYEKGGIIPVKYRRVSCFKRGGVRFEINGNPNFLLVLVFNVANAGDVSRVSVKGSKTGWIPMKRNWGQKWDSGVNLVGQALSFQVTTSDGKTLEFYSVSPYNWQFGQTYEGRGNF, encoded by the exons ATGGCTATTTCTCACTCTTTCATTCCTTTGACCTTTTTCATATTGCTCCTCAAACAGGTCATAGCAGGCATTGATACAAATTGGTATGATGCTCACGCAACCTTCTATGGTGGTCCGTCAGGAGCTGGAACCATGC AGGGGGCTTGTGGTTATGGTGATCTCTACAAACAAGGATATGGACTTGCAAACACAGCACTAAGCACAGCTCTATTCAATAACGGAGCTACTTGTGGTGCTTGTTTTCAGTTAATTTGTGTGAACGATCCTCAATGGTGCATAAAGGGTGCAAGGCCAATCACGGTAACCGCAACAAATTTTTGTCCTCCAGATTACTCCAAAACCACTGATATTTGGTGTAATCCACCACAAAAACACTTTGACTTGAGTTATAAAATGTTCACTTCTATTGCCTACGAAAAAGGCGGTATCATACCAGTTAAATATCGACGTGTTTCATGTTTCAAAAGAGGGGGTGTAAGGTTTGAGATCAAcggaaaccctaatttcttgttAGTTTTGGTGTTCAATGTTGCCAATGCTGGCGATGTTTCTCGTGTTAGTGTCAAAGGGTCTAAGACTGGCTGGATTCCCATGAAACGCAATTGGGGACAAAAGTGGGATTCTGGAGTTAATTTGGTAGGACAAGCTTTGTCATTTCAAGTTACTACAAGTGATGGAAAAACTTTGGAGTTTTATTCAGTTTCTCCTTACAACTGGCAATTTGGACAGACTTATGAGGGTCGGggtaatttttag
- the LOC123894828 gene encoding expansin-A23-like: MAISHSFIPLTFFILLLKQVIAGIDTNWYDAHATFYGGPSGAGTMQGACGYGDLYKQGYGLANTALSTALFNNGATCGACFQLVCVNDPQWCIKGAKPITVTATNFCPPDYSKTTDIWCNPPQKHFDLSYKMFTSIAYEKGGIIPVKYRRVSCFKRGGVRFEINGNPNFLLVLVFNVANAGDVSRVSVKGSKTGWIPMKRNWGQKWDSGVNLVGQALSFQVTTSDGKTLEFYSVSPYNWQFGQTYEGRGNF; encoded by the exons ATGGCTATTTCTCACTCTTTCATTCCTTTGACCTTTTTCATATTGCTCCTCAAACAGGTCATAGCAGGCATTGATACAAATTGGTATGATGCTCACGCAACCTTCTATGGTGGTCCGTCAGGAGCTGGAACCATGC AGGGGGCTTGTGGTTATGGTGATCTCTACAAACAAGGATATGGACTTGCAAACACAGCACTAAGCACAGCTCTATTCAATAACGGAGCTACTTGTGGTGCTTGTTTTCAGTTAGTTTGTGTGAACGATCCTCAATGGTGCATAAAGGGTGCAAAGCCAATCACGGTAACCGCAACAAATTTTTGTCCTCCAGATTACTCCAAAACCACTGATATTTGGTGTAATCCACCACAAAAACACTTTGACTTGAGTTATAAAATGTTCACTTCTATTGCCTACGAAAAAGGCGGTATCATACCAGTTAAATATCGACGTGTTTCATGTTTCAAAAGAGGGGGTGTAAGGTTTGAGATCAAcggaaaccctaatttcttgttAGTTTTGGTGTTCAATGTTGCCAATGCTGGCGATGTTTCTCGTGTTAGTGTCAAAGGGTCTAAGACTGGCTGGATTCCCATGAAACGCAATTGGGGACAAAAGTGGGATTCTGGAGTTAATTTGGTAGGACAAGCTTTGTCATTTCAAGTTACTACAAGTGATGGAAAAACTTTGGAGTTTTATTCAGTTTCTCCTTACAACTGGCAATTTGGACAGACTTATGAGGGTCGGggtaatttttag
- the LOC123894826 gene encoding uncharacterized protein LOC123894826 — translation MAFNFHDVFCWIQNLPQISQWKTNSISLNICSSTTSQPILNLTISKIHQSSKLNFLIIADFNGIPINLWNSKPFKQNSKTNNLLDKEIISNLFLNFIQDILHYGSNKNSPYIKFPKLDSVQNLPNIFNLTFFTLLFLVCIYEEPKNLRDTFIGILKDHLTSYESRQASNLLMKLLGSNLQEQWMRSLNLGVTNWVGEHEEQHQNMFRTPCSLFSYAFSTFGLWKVQLYCPAICMDVEKSDNHPTERLQFSLKYHQVESVLQFNYKVVVKEEWVEIMVNIDNIRCDVTKLVNDSLVRERGAGAAEKHFPSRISLQLTPTLQNQVVSLSVGKSTENPKKEIGIDKGIEASIEPPNPLGLKVSAGESTTVSLKPWKFEQSVYGYSANLNWFLHDSMDGKEVFSSKPSKFALINPKSWFKNRYSSAYRPFTRQGGVIFAGDEYGESVNWKVDKSAFGKTMEWEIRGWIWLTYWPNKRLTLYNETRRLEFREIVNLDVA, via the exons ATGGCTTTCAATTTTCATGATGTATTTTGTTGGATTCAAAATCTTCCACAAATCTCACAATGGAAAACAAATTCCATCTCCTTAAACATATGTTCTTCAACAACATCTCAACCAATTCTCAATCTTACCATATCAAAAATTCATCAATCctcaaaactcaattttttaattattgctGACTTCAATGGTATTCCAATTAATCTTTGGAATTCAAAACCATTTAAGCAAAACTCAAAAACCAACAATTTATTAGACAAAGAAATAATTTCAAATCTCTTTCTTAATTTCATTCAAGACATTCTTCATTATGGTTCAAACAAAAACAGCCCTTATATAAAATTTCCAAAACTTGACTCTGTTCAAAATCTACCAAACATTTTCAACCTCACTTTTTTCACTCTTTTATTCCTTGTTTGCATATACGAAGAACCTAAAAATCTTCGCGATACATTTATTGGTATTTTAAAAGACCACTTAACAAGTTATGAATCAAGACAAGCGTCAAATTTGCTTATGAAACTTTTAGGTTCGAATTTACAAGAACAATGGATGCGTTCGTTGAACCTTGGAGTTACTAATTGGGTTGGTGAACATGAAGAACAACATCAAAACATGTTTAGAACACCTTGTTCTTTGTTTTCTTATGCTTTTTCAACATTTGGGTTGTGGAAAGTGCAACTTTATTGTCCTGCTATTTGCATGGATGTTGAGAAATCAGATAATCATCCAACTGAGAGACTTCAATTCTCTCTTAAGTATCATCAAGTTGAAAGTGTTCTTCAGTTTAATTATAAAGTTGTTGTTAAAGAGGAGTGGGTTGAAATCATGGTCAACATTGATAACATAAG gtgtGATGTTACAAAATTGGTGAATGATTCACTTGTAAGAGAAAGAGGAGCAGGTGCAGCTGAAAAACATTTTCCATCAAGAATATCATTACAACTCACACCAACTCTTCAAAATCAAGTAGTAAGTTTATCGGTAGGAAAATCGACAgaaaatccaaaaaaagaaattggcATTGACAAAGGTATAGAAGCATCAATAGAGCCACCAAATCCCTTAGGACTTAAAGTTTCAGCTGGAGAATCAACAACCGTGAGTTTAAAGCCATGGAAATTTGAACAATCAGTTTATGGCTATAGTGCAAATTTAAATTGGTTTTTACATGATAGTATGGATGGTAAAGAAGTGTTTTCATCCAAGCCTTCAAAATTTGCATTAATTAATCCAAAATCATGGTTTAAAAATCGTTACTCTAGTGCTTATAGACCTTTTACTAGACAAGGTGGTGTTATTTTTGCTGGTGATGAATATGGTGAAAGTGTTAATTGGAAAGTTGATAAAAGtgcttttgggaaaacaatggAATGGGAAATAAGAGGTTGGATATGGTTAACTTATTGGCCTAATAAAAGACTAACGTTGTATAATGAAACTAGGAGGTTGGAGTTTCGTGAAATTGTTAATCTTGATGTTGCTTAA